GTATTAGCTTCTAACCACCCATGATCATCTTGGTGTGATTCCAACCCTCCAGCTTCGAGAGAAGCTTCTTCCTCACCCTTCTCTTCTCCGCCTTTATCTCCATACGACTTTCTTCGAGCTTCCTTACAAATGCTACTTCCATTTGGCCTAGCTCAGCGTATCTTTGCTCCACTGTGCGTTGTGACTTTGACTTTAATGTGGCGGTTGAATATGTAGCTGAACAATCGCTTCTCCTGGACGTTCGGTTTCCAACATCTTCTTGACCTGTTTGCAAATCACACCACAAAGTTACAAAAACTTACAACTTTTaagattaacaaaaaattacaaaaccaCTCAGAATCATAGAAGGGACTTAAAAAGGCATATATGAGAGATGAGAGAGCTCGTATACATATTCAGTTTAGAGAAAAATCAGATCAACAATGCAATTTTCATCGCACAGAGGTGCCTGAATCCTACGTTTATATCTCCAAAGTGGATAACTTTGGTCACGCAGAGGTACATGAATCCTACATTTCTACAATCCATAAAGTAACAAAACAAGGCACTATTGAGTCTATCGAACCACCTAAGATCTGGAGAGCTACTGAATAGGTTCAAACCCAAATCCAGATTCCATTTCAGCAACCCAACTTCTTAGATGCTTCATATAGAGCAAAAGCATCACAAGCTCTAAAGCAAACACAAGAAACACAAATACACATAAAACAGACTGCgagagagatagaaagagaaaaagactgaCTTGTTGCCACCGTCTTCACTGACGCGGTTACCGTACTGGATATGGCGTCCAGCGTAGAGACCGCGCTTGGCTCTGCCCATCACGACTTTGGAATCCGGAACACAAGCCTTGAGCTTATCTTTCAGCTCCGGCGTTAGAGTCCCGGCTCCTACCTTCTTCAccagcttcttcatcatctcaaATGCATCTATTTCATCAACCATTGAATCGTGCCATACTTTATCTTGCAAAGCTTCTTTATAGCTCTTAGGCTCAACCCCTGCTAACACTGCTGCCAGAAAAGCTTGATGGCCTTTAGAGAAAATGGCGTCAGATATGTAATGTTCAAGAAGGTATGGAGTGTTACCTGATTCCTCTCATGCTCCGGTTATTGAGCCTGCAACTACTGCTTCAGAGACACCAGTTGTCGCAGCTGATTCAACTCCTGCAGTCGCTGCTGATCTGTTATCCATGTCTGAACAACCACCAGAACTTGCTCCGACAATTGATTCTAGCTCAGAAATTATCCCTTTGGGACGAGTTCATCGCACTAAACAACCACCAAAACAACTGGATGATTACTTGCTTTACAATGTCCGCTGCACTGATAATACACTTCCCGTTCTTCTCGAGCCAGAATAAAAGTCTTCGTCTACGGTACCAGGTAACACTCCATACCTTCTTGAACATTACATATCTGACGCCATTTTCTCTAAAGGCCATCAAGCTTTTCTGGCAGTAGTGTTAGCAGGGGTTGAGCCTAAGAGCTATAAAGAAGCTTTGCAAGATAAAGTATGGCGCGATTCAATGGTTGATGAAATAGATGCATTTGAGCAAAATAATACTTTCAGCATTGTCGACCTGCCTGAAGGGAAAGAAGCACTGGGAAATCTCtgggtttataaaataaaatacaatgcTGATGGCACTGTCCAACGACATAAGTCTCGtttagtatttctcaaaaatcaTCAAGTTGAAGGAGAAGACTATTCTGAGACGTTTGCACCGGTGGCTAAGATGAATACGGTGCGTACTCAGCTTAAAATCATTGCAGTAAATAAGTGGGAGGTTTATCAGATGGATGTTCATAATGCCTTCTTACACGGTGATCTTGAGGAAGAAGTCTATATGAAACTTCCACAAGGTTTTCGACATTCAGACCCGACAAAGGTGTGTCACCTTCATAAATCTTTATATGGTCTCAAACAAGTTCCACGGTGCTGGTTTGCCAAGTTATCTACGTCTCTAAAGGAATATGGTTTTACTCAATCATACAAAGACTATTCTCTATTCATATACAGAAAAGATGCAATTGAGATGAGggttcttgtgtatgttgatgatctacTGATTTGTGGGAATAATGATGATGCTCTCTCCTCTTTCAAAGGATATCTAGGCACTTGTTTTCACATGAAAAACTTAGGAAAGCTAAAATATTTTCTCGGTCTTGAGGTTTCTCGCAATGACGAAGGGATTTTCTTATCACAGCGAAAATATGCTCTGGAGATAATTAAAGAAACCGGCATGCTTGGGTCCAAGCCTGTTAATTTTCCGATGGAACAACGTCATGAGCTTGGTAGGGATAAAAGTCCATTTCTGACGAACCCATCTCGCTATAGACGTCTGGTTGGACGTCTTCTCTATCACCTCATTACTAGACCGGATCTTACCTTTTCTGTTCATGCTCTCTCTCAGTTTATGCACACACTGGGAGGCAGCTCTACGAGTTGTTCGTTTTCTCAAGTCTAACCCTGGTCAGGGTGTTATTTTTCGGTCAGATACAGATTTGACTTTGACAGCTTATTGCGATTCAGATTGGAACTCCTGCCCGGTATCAAGGCATTCTTTAAGTGCTTATTTCATGCTTCTAAGAGGTTCTCCGGTctcttggaaaacaaagaaacaagatACAGTTGCTCGTTCTTCGGCCGAAGCAGAATATCGCTCAATGAGGAATGCTTTAGACGAGATTCTCTGGTTTCTAGAGTTACTACAGGAAATCGGTTGTCCTCAAAACTGGCCAGTACATTTGTTTTGTGATAGTCAGGCAGCTATCTACATTGCTGCAAATCCAGTTTTTCATGAACGAACTAAGCATGTTGAATCAGATTGTCATGCTGTTAGAGATGCAGTTTTGGATAGCACTATCTCTACTATCCATGTAAGCACACACGATCAACTGGCCGATTTACTTACCAAGTCCCTTGGCCGTCAACAGTTCGAACGTTTAGTGTCCAAGTTGAGCATTCTCAATCTCCATgctccaacttgagggggagtattgggCTAGACCTAGGAGTATTGGGCTAGCTATATGATGTATATTAGGCCGGTTAGATATGACGGTTATTAGGTCATATgattatgtatatatactttGTATACGACGTTAAAGATTAGAGGAAAGCATATTCAGTTTATTCACACCTTCCCTCTGAACGCCATTCTCGCGTCTCCGATCGGCGAACGCTTGCTCCTCTCTCTGTCTGCTTTGGTATAACCTTGAAAAACGGTTTAGTTTACGATTATATTAAACCGGACAAATTAGCTAGTAAAATCCGGTTATTTCTCCTAACCGGCTCGAATCAAACCTCGGATAAGCAGATCAATCAAGCCAATGGTGCATTGCAAAACGACGAGACTGCACCGACACAATAGAAGTGAACCTATGGGCCTTAACGGGCTGGGTTTGGTATCTAAACCCAATAAGAAATTAAGAAGCTCTTTGATTGAATTTGGCGGGGTTATTCTCAAATCGACCGTTTTGCTTGTACTTCAAGAAAATTATTAGAGTAGTCCGGTTATATCAAACCGCCGTTAattttggattaaccaatgaaAGCAAAGTTGTCAAGGGTCTACGCTGTACATAGTCATAGAGtatcttttttttccttcttgtaACAGAAAGTTCACAATTAAATCTCCCTCAAaaccatcatcttcttcaaccGCTCTGCTCTCTCCTTACTAACAAGAACAGAAAATTCATCGTCTTCCTCAAACCAACCGCTCTCTCCTTAGTAACGAGATCAGATCCAGTATGATGTGGCGCAACCTGAGAAACGTCGTGAATCAGAATCTCAGAGCGCGACTTTCTCAAATCTCCCGACGAGACGATGCCGAGAAATCCACGCGTCTTCTTCGCCCTAAAATCTCGGAAGCCACAGAGTTCGCTTGTATCTTGATAAAGCCCCGTGAGGTTTTGACGACGATGTGGCCATGTCGCTCTCGTTACGAGTCTCACGGAATCTTATTGGCGCGGACTCTCAAATCGTTAGATACTCAATTCGCGAGAGGCTTTGTTGGAGAATTTAACAGATCTGTTAGTCTTCATCGTCGAGTCTTTGAAGCCACAGAGATCGAAGATATCTCGAGCATCCATCATACGAAGATGCTTCGCCGTGCTCAGCAAGTCACATACAAGACGCGTTGGATCTTCATGgagcagcttcttcgtcctccAATCTTGGAAGGCAACGAGATCGAACTTCGTCCCTCCGGTGAACTGCTAACACGTCGGTGTTCTTAGGTACGAATCTTGATTGGCGTAGTTGGTATCTGTAATTCCGTGTTGGGTTAACGGTGCCAGGTTCGAATGTGTTAGGCTACCTTTTcctcaaattatattttatattcagtTACAAATTGATATACGTTTACTCCTTGAAGTACACGATAGTATCTTTAGCGTAATTGGTTGATCTGTTCGATAGCTATCGTTTAGGTGCCAAGTTCGAATGTTATTGGTcactttttcttcaattatttttttatcgtGTTACGAAAATGAAATAGGTTTACTCCTTCAAGTCTGCAATTGAATTTATGTGGCGTAGTTGGTCGATGTGAACGAACGTTGTACTTGAGGCGCCCGGGTTCGAAAGTGTTAGGCAACCTTTTCCtccaattattatttatattcagTTACAATCTGATACAAGTTTACTCCCTCATCTTCGCTAGAATATCTTTAGAGCAATCGGTTAATCTGTTCGATCGCTTTCCATAGGTGCGAAGTTCAAATACTGATAGGCCActtttttcaattatatttttgttgtgtTACGAAATGAAATAGCTTTACTCCTTCATCTGTACAATTGAATTTCTGTGGCGTAGTTGGTCGATGTGTTTGAACGCTTTTCAAGAGGTGCCTTGTTCAAACAGTGCTTTCTCCTGTTTTCCTAACCTGTTAAATACTTTTTCTCCTTGCAGCCTATAGAGTATCTGGACCGGGCCTGGATCAAAAGCATGTCCAACAAGCCTGATGATTCACATGGGTTCTTCATGGAGCGGCTTCTGAAATTGTGTCCTCGAATCTTTGAAGGCTCGGAGATCGATCTTCGTCCTTGCGGTGAATTGCTAACACTTTGCTCTTCTCTGGTAAGAATCTTAGCTAATGTAGTTGTTTTATTAGCTACTTTTTCTTAGAGGTTAGAGCCTTAGAGGTGCCAAGTTCGAGGTTGTTAGGCTACTTTttctcttaatttatttttttatcgagTTACAAGATGAAAGGTTTTACTCCTTCGCGTTTTCAAGAATTTCTCTGAGCTTAGTTGATTTATGTGTTCCAACTCTACAATAGAGGTGCCAGGAACGAATGTGCTTGGTTATCTATTCGAACGCTTTATTAGAGGTCCCAAGTTCGAGCGTTCTCTAGGCTACTTTTCactcaatttatttttattgtgttATAATCGACATAGTTGTAATCCTCCAATAACTTTCGTAGGGAAGTTGGTTGA
The window above is part of the Brassica napus cultivar Da-Ae chromosome C3, Da-Ae, whole genome shotgun sequence genome. Proteins encoded here:
- the LOC106384805 gene encoding uncharacterized protein LOC106384805; the protein is MDNRSAATAGVESAATTGHQAFLAAVLAGVEPKSYKEALQDKVWHDSMVDEIDAFEMMKKLVKKVGAGTLTPELKDKLKACVPDSKVVMGRAKRGLYAGRHIQYGNRVSEDGGNKACDAFALYEASKKLGQEDVGNRTSRRSDCSATYSTATLKSKSQRTVEQRYAELGQMEVAFVRKLEESRMEIKAEKRRVRKKLLSKLEGWNHTKMIMGG